One Engystomops pustulosus chromosome 11, aEngPut4.maternal, whole genome shotgun sequence DNA window includes the following coding sequences:
- the PCGF5 gene encoding polycomb group RING finger protein 5 isoform X2 translates to MATQRRRFVKEFNPYVTCYICKGYLIKPTTVTECLHTFCKSCIVQHFEESNDCPKCGIQVHETNPIEMLRLDNTLEEIIFKLVPGLREGEQQRESEFWKRKRPQENGEDGLPNKRLKDDEEETDGNKDYHRSDPQIAICLDCLRNNGQSGENVVKGLMKKFIRCSTRITVGTIKKFLSLKLKLPSTYELDVLCNGEIMGKDHTMEFIYMTRWRLRGENSYPMVLQYRPRIDFG, encoded by the exons ATGGCAACCCAAAGAAGGCGCTTTGTAAAAGAATTCAACCCGTATGTCACTTGTTATATCTGTAAAGGCTACCTTATCAAGCCAACCACCGTCACAGAGTGCCTGCACACAT TTTGTAAGAGTTGCATTGTCCAGCATTTTGAAGAAAGCAATGATTGCCCAAAATGTGGAATTCAAGTTCATGAAACTAACCCCATAGAAATGCTAAG ATTAGACAATACTCTTGAAGAAATCATATTTAAACTTGTACCAGGTCTACGAGAAG GAGAACAGCAGCGAGAATCTGAATTCTGGAAGAGGAAAAGACCACAGGAGAATGGAGAAG atggGCTTCCAAATAAAAGACTTAAGGATGATGAAGAGGAAACGGATGGAAATAAAGACTATCACAGAAGCGACCCACAGATCGCCATCTGTCTGGACTGTCTACGTAATAATGGCCAGTCTGGTGAAAATGTAGTGAAG GGATTAATGAAGAAATTCATTCGCTGCTCTACGCGAATCACAGTGGGGACTATTAAAAAGTTTTTAAGTTTAAAATTAAAACTTCCAAGTACATATGAG CTCGATGTACTATGCAATGGTGAAATCATGGGAAAGGACCATACAATGGAGTTTATATATATGACGAGATGGCGACTGAGGGGTGAAAAT TCTTATCCCATGGTATTGCAATATCGACCACGGATTGACTTTGGTTAA
- the PCGF5 gene encoding polycomb group RING finger protein 5 isoform X1, with amino-acid sequence MATQRRRFVKEFNPYVTCYICKGYLIKPTTVTECLHTFCKSCIVQHFEESNDCPKCGIQVHETNPIEMLRLDNTLEEIIFKLVPGLREGEQQRESEFWKRKRPQENGEDGLPNKRLKDDEEETDGNKDYHRSDPQIAICLDCLRNNGQSGENVVKGLMKKFIRCSTRITVGTIKKFLSLKLKLPSTYELDVLCNGEIMGKDHTMEFIYMTRWRLRGENFQCQNNSTAPHMSLSDIAAGLAETSSTSYPMVLQYRPRIDFG; translated from the exons ATGGCAACCCAAAGAAGGCGCTTTGTAAAAGAATTCAACCCGTATGTCACTTGTTATATCTGTAAAGGCTACCTTATCAAGCCAACCACCGTCACAGAGTGCCTGCACACAT TTTGTAAGAGTTGCATTGTCCAGCATTTTGAAGAAAGCAATGATTGCCCAAAATGTGGAATTCAAGTTCATGAAACTAACCCCATAGAAATGCTAAG ATTAGACAATACTCTTGAAGAAATCATATTTAAACTTGTACCAGGTCTACGAGAAG GAGAACAGCAGCGAGAATCTGAATTCTGGAAGAGGAAAAGACCACAGGAGAATGGAGAAG atggGCTTCCAAATAAAAGACTTAAGGATGATGAAGAGGAAACGGATGGAAATAAAGACTATCACAGAAGCGACCCACAGATCGCCATCTGTCTGGACTGTCTACGTAATAATGGCCAGTCTGGTGAAAATGTAGTGAAG GGATTAATGAAGAAATTCATTCGCTGCTCTACGCGAATCACAGTGGGGACTATTAAAAAGTTTTTAAGTTTAAAATTAAAACTTCCAAGTACATATGAG CTCGATGTACTATGCAATGGTGAAATCATGGGAAAGGACCATACAATGGAGTTTATATATATGACGAGATGGCGACTGAGGGGTGAAAAT TTTCAATGTCAGAACAATTCGACTGCACCACATATGTCGCTCAGTGATATTGCGGCTGGTCTTGCAGAGACATCCTCAACC TCTTATCCCATGGTATTGCAATATCGACCACGGATTGACTTTGGTTAA